The Pyrenophora tritici-repentis strain M4 chromosome 8, whole genome shotgun sequence genome contains a region encoding:
- a CDS encoding FabG, Dehydrogenase with different specificities (related to short-chain alcohol dehydrogenase): MPDILRFLHSQFFVTPPKPTTDLTGKTVIVTGSNVGLGKEAARHFTALNASTVILAVRSLEKGEAARADIEATTGRKGAVKVMQLDMSSYASVLDFAARAAKDLDRIDIAVLNAGIIRGAGIWEVFEQDESTITVNVVSTFLLAFALLPKMKETAAKFNTRPTLTVVSSEVHGWSPFNERKAPEGGIFARLNEKVVDGKDVSLAVRYQTSKLLEVLFVREFCEKYPSGDIPVTVNLVNPGYCKSEFQREQSFAAKIGALLLARTTEVGSRTLVHAGVQGEESHGRYFSDSQITEPSPYVRSEEGKRDQGRVWRELVGKLEGIKEGVTKV; encoded by the exons ATGCCAGACATTCTCCGCTTCCTCCATTCCCAATTCTTCGTCACTCCACCCAAACCCACCACCGACCTCACCGGCAAAACAGTCATCGTAACCGGTTCCAATGTCGGACTGGGCAAGGAAGCCGCCCGTCACTTCACCGCACTCAATGCCTCCACCGTAATCCTCGCCGTGCGGTCCCTTGAAAAAGGCGAAGCCGCACGCGCCGACATCGAAGCAACCACCGGCCGCAAGGGCGCAGTAAAAGTAATGCAACTCGACATGTCGTCGTACGCCTCCGTGCTCGACTTCGCCGCCCGCGCAGCCAAAGACCTCGACCGCATCGACATCGCCGTGCTAAACGCCGGTATCATCCGCGGCGCCGGCATCTGGGAAGTCTTTGAGCAAGACGAATCCACCATTACTGTAAACGTGGTATCTACGTTCTTGCTGGCGTTTGCGCTGCTGCCGAAAATGAAGGAGACGGCGGCGAAGTTCAACACGAGACCCACGCTTACGGTTGTGAGCTCAGAGGTACACGGATGGTCGCCCTTCAACGAGCGAAAAGCGCCCGAAGGTGGTATCTTCGCCAGGCTGAATGAGAAGGTTGTAGATGGCAAGGACGTAAGTCTCGCAGTTCGGTACCAAACGAGTAAATTGCTAGAAGTACTGTTTGTCCGAGAATTCTGCGAAAAATACCCCAGTGGAGACATTCCCGTCACTGTGAATTTGGTTAACCCGGGGTATTGTAAATC GGAATTCCAACGCGAACAATCTTTTGCAGCGAAGATCGGGGCGTTATTACTCGCTAGGACGACGGAGGTTGGGTCGAGGACGCTGGTGCATGCCGGCGTGCAGGGTGAGGAGAGTCATGGCAGGTATTTTAGTGATTCTCAAATTACGGAGCCTAGCCCGTATGTGAGGAGTGAAGAGGGGAAGAGGGATCAGGGGCGTGTGTGGAGGGAGTTAGTGGGGAAGTTGGAGGGGATTAAGGAGGGGGTTACGAAGGTTTAA
- a CDS encoding UBN2 multi-domain protein: MAVEKEEWKIPQLTAENHDTWFRRNKVKLKGKKVFYVCEKNLVQHCQIAIAGELTEAMEELEIAEADKHTKIRVNIEKRDKYLEDEATAIDLLFRSLTEDDQALIDEYDTAFQFWAYLQKKYTQTDATTANIYMTRIQTFTFNPGNTIVGSWEKLKEYRRKLVAADADTNGAYKDSALLLVLIRSLPKEFKTTIDTLNAQLNLTVEQKLKFLEEKEVRDQQDADEKALPAFRKTEKYVPPYKRRNHKSSPLSSDSESGTKFMVQCFLCDGAHGSIRDCPRRERARKLLKEYDAKKSSKPPIKTLKQRNSHKKTGKAYGAEEVNSESDELSETSDSEPEEIETCRLSKDIVGKASPSTWAADTGASSHMSDQPSLFRRMIKIKRRLVRVGGGELYADWKGEAQVVCKAELLSVSSVSPELSGLTELTS, from the exons atggctgtagagaaggaagaatggaagattccccaacttacagctgaaaaccacgatacttggttccgccgaaacaaggtcaagcttaaggggaagaaagtcttctatgtctgcgagaaaaaCCTGGTACAGCACTGCCAAATAGCAATAGCCGGTGAACTaacggaggctatggaagagttggaaattgctgaagcagacaagcatactaagatccgcgtcaacattgaaaaaagagacaagtacctagaagatgaagccactgcaatcgatctcttgtttcggtcgcttactgaagatgaccaagcccttattgacgaatacgacactgccttccagttctgggcctacctacaaaagaagtacacccaaactgacgccacaaccgccaacatttacatgaccagaattcaaacgttcacattCAATCCTGGGAACACAattgttggatcatgggaaaagctaaaggaataccgacgcaaactcgtagcagcagacgctgacaccaacggagcttacaaggactctgcactactactcgttcttattagatcactcccgaaagaatttaagactacgattgacaccttaaacgcccaacttaaccttacggttgaacagaaacttaagtttctggaagagaaggaggttcgagaccagcaagacgccgacgaaaaagctctcccagcattccggaagacggagaagtatgttccgccttacaagcgccgaaatcacaagagctcaccactatcgtctgactccgaatctggtaCTAAGTTTATggtccaatgcttcctttgtgacggagcccatggc tctatacgagactgtccaagacgtgagagagctcgaaagctccttaaggaatacgacgctaagaaatcatctaagcCGCCTATTAAGACACTCAAGCAAAGGAATTCTCACAAAAagactggcaaagcatatggagccgaagaagtcaattcagagtcagatgaattatccgagacctcagactctgaacccgaggaaattgagacatgccgtctctcaaaagacattgtcggtaaggcctctccatctacttgggctgccgacactggcgcctcctcccacatgtctgaccaaccctcattgtttagacgaatgatcaagatcaagcgaagactagttcgggttggagggggagaattatatgcagactggaaaggagaagctcaagtggtgtgtaaagcagagttgctatcagtcagttcagtcagtccggagctctctggactgactgaactgacgtcctga